Part of the Ictalurus punctatus breed USDA103 chromosome 9, Coco_2.0, whole genome shotgun sequence genome is shown below.
ACAACCCTGTCCTAATGGTAAGCTAAgacagatatataaatatatagaaatatacactcaccagctaCTTTAACTGGAACTCATGTACTCCGGATCATTTATGaaatccaatcagccaatcatgtggtggCATCACAATGCATACcatcatgcagatacatgtaacaagcttcagttaatggTCATATTAAACAGCATTCTTAGACTTTGACTgaggcatggttgttggtaccagatgagctggtttgagtatttcagaaaatctCCTGCAGTGGTTCTGTgtgcagaaatgccttgttgatgagagaggtgagaggagaatggccagactgattcaaactgacaggaaggctatgttAACTGTTTGCAACCATGgcaagcagaaaagcatctctgaatgcacaacacattgatttgagtattattatattattttattgtaatagTGTGGGGAATTATTGGGGTTTTATTGGCACACATTGGGCATCAAACATACCAGTCAAACATCATTTGAATGCCACATCCCATCTGAGTATTGGTACTGACCACATTCATCCCATTATGgtcacaatttacccatcttataaacattatataagTAAGTGGTATACATTGAattgtgctattttctttcTGATACAGAAACAGCACTGCGAGCTTTCCACTAAATGGTGCCTCAATGCGATCAGCACAGGGGCTCATGTCCTTACTGGCAAAGTGTACATGAATTACATGATAGACCTCAGAGTAACTAACAGCAAACTCTACAGAAGAGCCATTCATATATTAAAGGTAATTTTTACTTAGTGCAATACACAAACAACATGTTCAGCAGAAAGGTACCTGCCGAGGTCTGATTAGAGCCTGTATGCTCTTGCCCCTTATTATAATTTAGTAAGCATGGATTGGTAAGAAACTATATTATAATGAGTGCTGTTTGCAAACAGCCCTAGTTTTTTCATATGTGGCCAATGAACAATTCATTAATGACTTTTAATTCATCATTGGTTCAGGGTAATTGCACTGCAAAGACAACATGACCCTGGCTTcagatttaaataatgaattaaatgtataatttattCAATGTCTTTACCTTCAGAGGTTCACGGGCAGCACCCAGGCATATTGTGAGACAGCTCTGCTAAGAGCTATCTATGGCATAGAAGAGCTGAGTGACGGGATGAGCTCGACTAAtgtcacacaacacacactggtGGCTAATGAAAGGGGCAGTGTAAGAGCTTGTTCACAGACTGTTGCATATGGATGCATGCAAATGTGAcagactaatatatatatatgtgtgtgtgtgtgtgtgtgtgtgtgtgtgtgtgtgtgtgtgtgtgtgtgtttgtgtgatgaaGTATTTGTAATAGCACTGCTGTCATATGGTGGCAAAACACATTACATCAGTTTCAATTCTGTCCTATTAATAACTACACTAAAACTGAAGatattaatacagtatatacaatatgtatatattaaaagGACTGTGTTGTCTATGTTGTGAATTTGTTGTTATGATAGGTTGTTCCCATTGCATTGGTGATGTTACAGTCTAGAGGCACCATCGCTGAGGCCAAGTCCTACCTAGATGCTTATTCTGTGATTCGGGATGCAGTGGCTGCCTGCCAGAGGTTGCTTTAATATAGGAGCACTTAAGACTGCAGCAACATGCTTCTCAATTCCAAAGTGGTTGCTAAAGGGATTTACTCATATTTCAACTTTGTTAAGTGAGATTACATTTATGTTATTTGAAGAAATTAAAATCGAGTTTAATACTAGAAGAAAATTACATCCATCAAAAAAATATCCTTACTGACCAATTCTAAGAGTAATGACAttgattgtttgttttccctTAATGTATAGAACATTTGACAGCAATCAACAACAGCAATTTGTTCCTTTTAccatttatttcctggtatttgtCTATACTCTATAGGAAATCTCTTTGCCTGATGTATCTTGCATTGTGAACTTGACTATAAAATCATTAAAGACACAGTtacacaaacaaagaaaagaaaaagaaaaagcccactgaaataaataagcaaaaaaagGAATAGAATTATGGAATAATGGTGACATTTTCCTTAACAGGACTGTATGTTGTataattaaatgattcatttaaatcAATGAAATATAAGTATGTATGTAAAATCTTTCCCCCTCACAATAGGTTAATTTACTACCAAAACATAGACATAATCAGAGGAATTTTAGACATGGGTGActataaagatttttttctttttaactacGTCAGTATCTAAACAAACCAGTTTTGCTACTACTTACATGTTATTTTAAGACGCCCTTAGCCTTTCAGTCCACTACTACAGTTTACTCTAGCAGGGATGGTGTCCTTAAATATAGTAGGTAAAGATGGGCAACAGTGCCTGCTCCTGTAAGTGTTGCCGTTTGCTGTGTTCAGAGGAAAAAGATACAGTTATCAACAAACAAATGTTCATATCGATCACTGAATATGCTTGTAATTCACTGAGTGATCAGAAGCTCAAAGTGGGTGATCTCTTGGAGGTGACGGAGGAAGGACAACACTGGGTGTATGCAAAGAGATTCACAGTGAAGGGTGCCAAGAAAGGATTTATTGAAGAACAGCTCTACGTACCGAGAGATTTTCTCAAACCAGTGGGTAGTTTGGAGGCACAGTCGTGAGTATTTACACTGACTGGGGGGTGGGGTTCCATAAATTACATAATGCGTAATATAATTATGTTTATACTCCATAGTACTTTTTAGGTAAATACAagtaaaaattttatatatatgtcaGCTGTATTTGAAAACCTTTCTACATTACTAACATTCTACATTGCTAACTTTCTTGCTAAAAGCTTGGAATGGAGTGCAACAGGCACTTGTACTTTCCTTGTACAGACTCATGCTGCAGCAAAGAATCCTGTTGCTATTTATCCTGTAGTTATGTAGGAAGCCTGAATAATGTGTAAATGTCCTGTGACTCAACATGGAGGAAATGTAGCCACTGATCTGGTTTCTCGAGTTCCTACTGCTCCTGAgaggtgttttgtgtgttagGGAAAGTCAAGGTGTACTGATAATATAACTGCGCCCAAACTAAAAGCATTTTATGTACAGATGGTATTTTGAAAACATCACAAAGCGCACTGAGGCCAAAAGATGTTTGCTGAGACCAGAAAACAGTGAGGGTGCATTTCTTGTGTGGAGAAGTACAGAGAATAATTGCTACTACCTTTCAGGTAATCACAATTTCCtacaatctgaaaaaaaataaaataataataacttaaataaaaaacccatATCCTTTGTCTCGTTTTCAGTAAAGAATGGGCCCTATGCACGGCATTACAGAATTAGGGAAAGAGAATCTGACAAACGATTTTACCTTGTTAATCGGAAAACATTTCAGACCCTTCCTGAGTTAGTGCAATCATATTCCAAGGATCAGGATGGACTTTGTGCACGCCTTAACCTCCCTTGTGTTATGGTAGGTATTTCAAAAATATAAAGTGTTATCTTTCACATTTAATAGGGTAAATGCCATGCCATGTACTCCCTTTATATAATGCTTTATTTTTAGCTGGACAAACCATCCCTTCCCAGCCTCTCTTATGAGGAACAATGGGAAATCGACCGAAGCTCTCTGACCAAAGTGAAGAAGCTTGGCAGTGGGGAATTTGGAGAAGTGTGGCACGGGGTATGGAACAATGTAATAGACGTGGCTATTAAAGAGTTTCGAGGTAAAAAGATCATCACAGACACGTTACAATTTTCAGTTCCATCCTAAAAAGGGTGTGTTTGTGATATATCTGTTTTACACCTGAAATACTTCATTATCAAATGTCATGTTAGCAACTTTGGACCTTTCTCACAGTCATCAGCCCAGATATTCAGACAGAGATAAAGATCATGAAGGAGCTTCGGCATAAGCACCTGCTCAGGCTATATGCTGTGTGCACTGTTCATGAGCCCTTCTGTATTATCACCGAGCTCATGAGAAATGGAAGCTTGAAGAAATATCTCATCAGTGAGTGTAATAATGTGGTAATGCTGTTAATTTCAGTGAacaaaatgatgaaataaaactcaagatttatataaacattgttTATATCCATTTCATTGTCTTTCAGTTCACAAAGAGTTGAGAAATATTGAGTTTGCTCTCATGGTGGACTTTGCAGTGCAGGTATATTGATTAATAAGGATCATAATTTAGTTTATTAAATTTCAAGATATATAATGTTTACaaagaaaatatacatttgGTACCATCAAACCATTTTAAGAAATTAGATATAAGGTTTAATGTTTCTTCATTGTTCACTCATATGTTAAGATTACAGAAGGGATGGCATACTTGGAGAGCAAGAACATTGTTCACAGAGACTTGAGAGCTGATAACATTCTACTCACTGAAATGTTGTCCTGCAAGATAGCAGATTTTGGACTAGCTCAGTATACTTTGTCCCAAGAGAAACAATTATCTTCAAGTAAGTATgacaatcaaaaataaaaaagtaatgtaATCATTACAATTCAAAGACTGAAGAaagcatttatgtaaatgttcGCCGAATAATAGTTAAAGTCCCAGTAAAATGGATGGCACCTGAGATCTTCGCTGGAAAGGACTACACAAAAAAGTGTGATGTCTGGTCTTTTGGGATCCTCTTGACTGAAATGATCACATACGGAAATGATCCATACCCAGGTAAACAGAAAAGAATGAATTAGAATGCATTGAggactattaattaattattactgATTGTGTTTATCCCTGTGCATCTTTCTTTTCTGAATTTAGACCGTGACAATGTAGCTTGTGTTCAGGCCATTCAGAGGGGTTACAGGATGCCACAACCAGAAGACTGCCCAG
Proteins encoded:
- the si:ch73-340m8.2 gene encoding tyrosine-protein kinase SRK3, translating into MGNSACSCKCCRLLCSEEKDTVINKQMFISITEYACNSLSDQKLKVGDLLEVTEEGQHWVYAKRFTVKGAKKGFIEEQLYVPRDFLKPVGSLEAQSWYFENITKRTEAKRCLLRPENSEGAFLVWRSTENNCYYLSVKNGPYARHYRIRERESDKRFYLVNRKTFQTLPELVQSYSKDQDGLCARLNLPCVMLDKPSLPSLSYEEQWEIDRSSLTKVKKLGSGEFGEVWHGVWNNVIDVAIKEFRVISPDIQTEIKIMKELRHKHLLRLYAVCTVHEPFCIITELMRNGSLKKYLIIHKELRNIEFALMVDFAVQITEGMAYLESKNIVHRDLRADNILLTEMLSCKIADFGLAQYTLSQEKQLSSIKVPVKWMAPEIFAGKDYTKKCDVWSFGILLTEMITYGNDPYPDRDNVACVQAIQRGYRMPQPEDCPVTLYDIMLLCWHSDPDERPTFMELQERLTTLIPEPAVVLD